One genomic region from Solwaraspora sp. WMMD792 encodes:
- a CDS encoding ATP-binding protein, translating into MEKPAEIFDRDVEWDELVRFACLPQGGATLGVVSGRRRQGKTFLLDALVRAAGGFMFTATESSEADALRQYGEALGGYLGEATPLRFANWDEAVIRTMTLAPAGPLPVVIDEFPFLARVSPALPSIIQRALDPAGQRSNTQVRLLLCGSALSFMGGLLAGTAPLRGRAGLELVVRTLDYRAAARFWGIADPRTALLVNAIVGGTPAYRHEFTQDDSPAGPDDFDDWVVRAVLNPARPLFREARYLLAEEPDIRDPALYHSVLAGIADGRTRRGEIANFLGRQPSDLAHPLGVLEDVGLVVRETDAFKSNRGVYRIAEPLLVFYHAVMRPAWGDLERAGRSRQVWPRLQRTFLSKVVGPHFETICREWARWEADPDVLGGFPTRVAAGVVNDPAARSQHEVDVAVFGRDEQGSEELLAIGEAKWRETVGTGHLRRLAHIRDLLRGRDSVRVDRCRLLLFSGGGFADDLRAVAATDPGVQLVDLDRLYAADRS; encoded by the coding sequence ACGAGTTGGTCCGGTTCGCGTGCCTTCCTCAGGGCGGCGCGACGCTGGGAGTGGTCTCCGGTCGTCGTCGTCAGGGCAAGACGTTCCTGCTCGACGCACTGGTACGGGCGGCCGGCGGATTCATGTTCACGGCCACGGAGTCGTCCGAGGCTGACGCGTTGCGCCAGTACGGAGAGGCGCTCGGCGGCTATCTGGGTGAGGCGACGCCGCTGCGGTTCGCGAACTGGGACGAGGCGGTCATCCGGACGATGACACTCGCCCCTGCCGGGCCACTTCCGGTGGTGATCGACGAGTTTCCGTTCCTGGCCCGAGTCAGTCCGGCGCTGCCCTCGATCATCCAGCGGGCGCTCGACCCGGCTGGACAGCGGTCGAACACCCAGGTGCGGCTGCTGTTGTGCGGTTCGGCGTTGTCGTTCATGGGCGGCCTGCTGGCCGGCACCGCGCCGCTGCGCGGACGGGCCGGCCTGGAGTTGGTGGTCCGCACGCTCGACTACCGGGCAGCGGCCCGGTTCTGGGGGATCGCCGACCCACGCACCGCCCTGCTGGTCAACGCGATCGTCGGCGGCACCCCCGCCTACCGGCACGAGTTTACGCAGGACGACTCGCCGGCCGGACCGGACGATTTCGACGACTGGGTGGTGCGGGCCGTGTTGAACCCGGCCCGCCCGTTGTTCCGGGAGGCCCGCTACCTGTTGGCGGAGGAGCCCGACATCCGCGACCCAGCGTTGTACCACTCGGTGCTGGCGGGGATCGCGGACGGTCGTACCCGGCGTGGGGAGATCGCGAACTTCCTGGGTCGGCAGCCGTCCGACCTGGCCCATCCGCTGGGTGTGCTGGAGGACGTCGGCCTGGTCGTGCGGGAGACCGACGCGTTCAAGAGCAACCGGGGCGTCTACCGGATCGCTGAGCCACTGCTCGTCTTCTACCACGCCGTGATGCGTCCGGCCTGGGGCGATCTGGAGCGTGCGGGTCGGTCGCGGCAGGTCTGGCCTCGGCTGCAGCGCACGTTCCTGAGCAAGGTCGTCGGTCCGCACTTCGAAACGATCTGCCGCGAATGGGCCCGCTGGGAAGCCGATCCGGACGTTCTCGGCGGCTTTCCGACCCGGGTCGCGGCCGGTGTCGTCAACGACCCCGCCGCCCGCAGTCAGCACGAGGTGGACGTGGCGGTCTTCGGTCGCGACGAGCAGGGCAGCGAGGAGCTCCTCGCGATCGGCGAGGCCAAGTGGCGCGAGACCGTCGGCACCGGCCACCTGCGACGCCTGGCGCACATCCGTGACCTGTTGCGTGGCCGCGACAGCGTCCGGGTCGACCGGTGCCGGCTGCTGCTGTTCAGCGGCGGTGGCTTCGCCGACGACCTTCGCGCCGTGGCGGCCACGGACCCCGGCGTCCAGCTCGTCGACCTGGACCGCTTGTACGCGGCGGACCGATCCTGA
- a CDS encoding TetR/AcrR family transcriptional regulator, with the protein MSTRDDLVAAATALLDEGGPERVTLREVGRRAGVSHNAPYKHFTDKQALLEAVAIQEFDRLERVMTATPSPRAEAAALLRRVMLDYVRWAQRHPRRFALVYGWSMNASADLHERAGATWRRLVELTAEAQAAGALPAGDPERAAALVRALAHGAADLSITGHLAADGKGRASAEDLVEDLLRVLRQAGRSS; encoded by the coding sequence ATGAGCACCAGGGACGACCTGGTCGCCGCGGCGACCGCACTACTCGACGAGGGCGGCCCGGAGCGGGTCACCCTGCGGGAGGTCGGCCGTCGTGCCGGTGTGTCGCACAACGCGCCGTACAAGCACTTCACCGACAAGCAGGCCCTGCTGGAGGCCGTCGCCATCCAGGAGTTCGACCGGCTCGAACGGGTCATGACGGCGACACCGTCGCCACGGGCCGAGGCCGCCGCGCTGCTGCGGCGCGTCATGCTCGACTACGTACGCTGGGCGCAGCGGCACCCGCGTCGGTTCGCGCTGGTCTACGGATGGTCGATGAACGCCTCCGCGGACCTGCACGAGCGGGCCGGCGCCACCTGGCGGCGACTCGTCGAGCTGACCGCCGAGGCCCAGGCCGCCGGGGCGCTGCCCGCCGGCGACCCGGAACGGGCCGCCGCGCTGGTCCGCGCGCTGGCGCACGGCGCCGCCGACCTGTCCATCACCGGCCACCTGGCGGCCGACGGAAAGGGCCGGGCCAGCGCCGAGGACCTGGTCGAGGACCTGCTCCGGGTGCTGCGTCAGGCCGGCCGGTCGAGCTGA
- a CDS encoding SDR family NAD(P)-dependent oxidoreductase, producing the protein MRTVVITGATTGLGLRVAARLAAQGWHVVLGHRSESRGEAAARQIRRRTPAASLELLRIDLADLKSVADAAGALRQSGQRPPLHAIVGNAGIQVIDGVRRSADGYELTFATNHLGHHLLVTGLLDDLPAGARIAIVSSGTHWREKSMGFPEPRWTSARELADPPPDADSTPTAGRVRYSTSKLANIYFVYELARRLDGRPISVNAYDPGLMPDTSLSRDYPALARAGYRMAAPLISALLPGARSSRASARHLADLVGDARFDGTTGAYLEGPKIARSSPESYDVARARQLWADSEWLIDQALARR; encoded by the coding sequence ATGAGAACCGTCGTCATCACCGGAGCCACCACCGGCCTCGGGCTGCGCGTCGCCGCGCGGCTCGCCGCCCAGGGCTGGCACGTCGTGCTCGGCCACCGGTCAGAGAGCCGGGGAGAGGCGGCGGCCCGGCAGATCCGTCGCCGGACACCCGCGGCGAGCCTCGAACTGCTCCGGATCGACCTGGCCGACCTGAAATCGGTGGCCGACGCGGCCGGGGCACTGCGCCAGTCCGGGCAGCGTCCGCCGCTGCACGCCATCGTCGGCAACGCCGGCATCCAGGTCATCGACGGGGTACGCCGGTCCGCCGACGGCTACGAGCTCACCTTCGCCACCAACCACCTCGGTCACCACCTGCTCGTCACCGGGCTGCTGGACGACCTGCCCGCCGGGGCCCGGATCGCGATCGTCAGCAGCGGCACCCACTGGCGGGAGAAGAGCATGGGCTTTCCGGAGCCGCGCTGGACGAGCGCCCGCGAGCTCGCCGACCCGCCGCCGGATGCCGATTCGACCCCGACGGCGGGGCGGGTCCGCTACTCCACCTCGAAGCTGGCGAACATCTACTTCGTGTACGAGCTCGCCCGCCGACTGGACGGACGGCCGATCAGCGTCAACGCGTACGACCCGGGGCTGATGCCCGACACCAGCCTGTCCCGCGACTACCCGGCGCTCGCCCGGGCCGGATACCGGATGGCCGCCCCACTGATCAGCGCGCTGCTGCCCGGCGCCCGCAGCTCCCGGGCCTCCGCCCGGCACCTGGCAGACCTGGTCGGCGACGCCCGGTTCGACGGCACCACCGGGGCGTACCTGGAAGGGCCGAAGATCGCCCGGTCGTCACCCGAGTCGTACGACGTCGCCCGGGCGCGGCAGCTCTGGGCCGACAGCGAGTGGCTGATCGACCAGGCGCTCGCCCGCCGCTGA
- a CDS encoding MarR family transcriptional regulator: MDPDAGRRYAEEVGVALAQMGTTPAFGKLLGWLLICDPPGQTTAQLCQAVGLSKASVSAGMRALEQSGMVRRVPTSGRGHAYEMHPDAFARAIDPTDKMRTFIDLMQRGIDLVGDADAPEADRLRHTRDFYTFMIERTPALMEEFRRQTERDV, from the coding sequence GTGGACCCGGACGCCGGGCGGCGGTACGCCGAAGAGGTCGGGGTCGCCCTCGCTCAGATGGGTACCACCCCGGCCTTCGGCAAGCTGCTCGGCTGGCTGCTGATCTGCGACCCGCCGGGCCAGACCACCGCGCAACTGTGCCAGGCGGTCGGGCTGTCCAAGGCCTCCGTCTCGGCCGGGATGCGGGCCCTGGAGCAGTCCGGCATGGTGCGTCGGGTGCCGACCAGCGGCCGGGGCCACGCGTACGAGATGCACCCGGACGCCTTCGCCCGGGCGATCGACCCCACCGACAAGATGCGCACCTTCATCGACCTGATGCAGCGCGGCATCGACCTCGTCGGCGACGCCGACGCCCCGGAGGCGGACCGGCTCCGGCACACCCGCGACTTCTACACATTCATGATCGAACGGACGCCCGCGCTGATGGAGGAGTTCCGGCGGCAGACCGAACGGGACGTGTGA
- a CDS encoding glycosyltransferase, whose amino-acid sequence MTVRVLIVTVGSRGDVQPYLALGTGLQAAGHDVTLATCARFRSFVTDHGLVYGHLGDDILQLLDSAAGRAAMEDTTGLLGSIRTNIRLARQANPINRGLLADVWQAARQADPDVIVYHPKALAGPHVAEKLGVPAVQAVPVPMSVATGDFPMIGMPALPLGRRYNRLTYRLAGAGYRMYDGMVNTFRQETLGLARSSGAALATRLPDGRPIPVLHAISGHVVPRPADWPGHAQLTGYWFLDDATGWQPPAELIDFLDAGDPPVYIGFGSMAGRDPRRLTRAVTAALRLANVRGVVATGWGGLDAADLPDTVLPITQAPHDWLFPRVSAVVHHGGAGTTAAALRAGRPSVICPFILDQFFWGRRVAALGAGSAPVPQSTLTGQRLAAAIRQVTTDADIQEAAAGLGRRITAEDGVASAVARIEAAAA is encoded by the coding sequence GTGACGGTGCGGGTCCTGATCGTCACCGTCGGATCCCGCGGCGACGTCCAGCCGTACCTGGCGCTCGGCACCGGGCTGCAGGCGGCCGGCCACGACGTCACCCTGGCCACCTGCGCCAGGTTCCGGTCCTTCGTCACCGACCACGGCCTGGTGTACGGCCACCTCGGCGATGACATCCTGCAACTGCTCGATTCGGCGGCGGGCCGCGCCGCGATGGAGGACACCACCGGGCTTCTCGGCTCGATCAGGACCAACATCAGGCTGGCCCGGCAGGCCAACCCGATCAACCGGGGGCTGCTGGCCGACGTCTGGCAGGCGGCCCGCCAGGCCGACCCGGACGTGATCGTCTACCACCCCAAGGCGCTGGCCGGCCCGCACGTCGCCGAGAAACTCGGCGTGCCGGCAGTGCAGGCGGTGCCCGTACCGATGTCCGTGGCGACCGGCGACTTCCCGATGATCGGCATGCCCGCGTTGCCGCTCGGCCGCCGGTACAACCGGCTCACCTACCGGCTCGCCGGTGCCGGCTACCGGATGTACGACGGCATGGTCAACACCTTCCGGCAGGAGACGTTGGGGTTGGCCAGGAGCAGCGGCGCGGCCCTGGCCACCCGGCTGCCCGACGGGCGGCCGATCCCGGTGCTGCACGCGATCAGCGGCCACGTCGTGCCGCGCCCCGCCGACTGGCCCGGCCACGCCCAGCTCACCGGATACTGGTTCCTCGATGATGCCACCGGCTGGCAGCCACCGGCCGAGCTGATCGACTTCCTCGACGCCGGTGACCCACCGGTGTACATCGGCTTCGGCAGCATGGCCGGGCGGGACCCGCGGCGCCTCACCCGGGCCGTCACCGCAGCGCTGCGCCTGGCCAACGTACGCGGCGTCGTCGCCACCGGCTGGGGTGGGCTGGACGCGGCGGACCTGCCGGACACCGTCCTGCCCATCACCCAGGCACCGCACGACTGGTTGTTTCCCCGGGTGTCCGCCGTGGTGCATCACGGCGGGGCCGGCACCACCGCTGCCGCCCTGCGCGCCGGCCGACCGTCGGTGATCTGCCCGTTCATCCTGGACCAGTTCTTCTGGGGTCGGCGGGTCGCCGCGCTCGGCGCGGGCAGCGCCCCGGTGCCGCAGTCCACGCTCACCGGGCAGCGGCTCGCCGCCGCGATCCGCCAGGTCACCACCGACGCCGACATCCAGGAGGCGGCGGCCGGGTTGGGGCGGCGCATCACGGCCGAGGACGGCGTCGCGAGCGCGGTGGCGCGGATCGAAGCCGCAGCGGCGTGA
- a CDS encoding cupin domain-containing protein, translated as MSEAEDLGGRIRAARQARGMSLRALAKKVGVSASMLSLVETGRSRSSVSTLYAIVEALDMSMVDLFDTPPSPNGSAPVPAAATIEARLDTEVAIVRRDQGRRIEMDSGVVWEQLGPATGSGTEFLRVTYPPGAKSSVSGRFQRHTGHEHAYIMEGELTCQVGFQEVVLGAGDSMVFDSSRPHLLENRSDQDVHAIWFIVRPKPDSGP; from the coding sequence TTGTCTGAGGCGGAAGACCTGGGTGGGCGGATCCGCGCCGCCCGCCAGGCACGCGGTATGTCGCTGCGGGCGCTCGCCAAGAAGGTCGGCGTCTCAGCGAGCATGCTCTCACTGGTGGAGACAGGCCGGTCCCGCTCCTCGGTGAGCACGCTGTACGCGATCGTCGAAGCCCTCGACATGTCGATGGTCGACCTGTTCGACACCCCGCCGTCGCCGAACGGCTCCGCACCGGTCCCCGCCGCCGCCACCATCGAGGCCCGGCTGGACACCGAGGTGGCGATCGTGCGCCGCGACCAGGGTCGACGGATCGAGATGGACAGCGGTGTCGTCTGGGAGCAGCTCGGCCCGGCGACCGGGTCCGGCACCGAGTTCCTGCGGGTCACCTACCCGCCCGGTGCGAAGTCCAGTGTGTCCGGCCGGTTCCAGCGGCACACCGGCCACGAGCACGCCTACATCATGGAGGGTGAGCTGACCTGTCAGGTCGGCTTCCAGGAGGTCGTGCTCGGCGCCGGGGACAGCATGGTGTTCGACTCGTCCCGCCCGCACCTGCTGGAGAACCGCAGCGACCAGGACGTGCACGCGATCTGGTTCATCGTGCGGCCGAAACCCGACTCGGGACCGTGA
- a CDS encoding amidohydrolase family protein, with translation MTGNVLLAGGIVVTCAGADEVLWPADVLIDNGVITAIGRDLPAGHAQRVDVSGRIVMPGLVDTHRHTWQAVVRNIASDWTLDQYLVGLHVGLSRYFRPEDTYAGTLIGALEALDAGVTTLLDWSHNLFTPDHTDAAVDALTDAGLRAVFAHGGGAQQWGGEMPSPVPHPEADVRRLRAGRFADNTGLVTMGLALRGPQFSTLEVTKGDFQLARELDLRVSVHVGDGHWGKIKPIHQMNGEGLLSDQVTYVHCNTLADDELRLIADTGGTASIAPDVEMQMGHGWPATGRLLDLGVRPSLSVDVCSSIGGDMFTTMRTALAVQRATDNSAAVAAGEAPERVRLSCADVLRFATIDGARANGLDAVTGSLEVGKAADIVILAGDSLATMPMNNPVASIVYAAHPGMVRDVLVAGRFVKRDGKLVGVDLDRLRGLAEASRDHVISSLDGAAIGGGWQPDPKLLLA, from the coding sequence ATGACAGGCAACGTCCTGCTCGCGGGAGGAATAGTTGTCACGTGCGCCGGGGCAGACGAGGTGCTCTGGCCGGCGGACGTACTGATCGACAACGGGGTGATCACGGCGATCGGTCGTGACCTGCCCGCCGGTCACGCGCAGCGGGTCGACGTGTCCGGGCGCATCGTCATGCCCGGTCTGGTCGACACCCACCGGCACACCTGGCAGGCAGTGGTCCGCAACATCGCCTCGGACTGGACCCTGGACCAGTACCTGGTCGGCCTGCACGTCGGGCTGAGCCGCTACTTCCGGCCGGAGGACACCTACGCCGGAACGCTGATCGGCGCCCTGGAAGCGCTCGACGCCGGCGTCACCACCCTGCTCGACTGGTCACACAACCTGTTCACCCCCGACCACACGGACGCCGCCGTGGACGCCCTCACCGACGCCGGACTCCGCGCGGTGTTCGCCCACGGCGGGGGCGCGCAGCAGTGGGGCGGGGAGATGCCCTCACCGGTGCCGCACCCCGAGGCCGACGTACGCCGGTTGCGCGCCGGCCGGTTCGCCGACAACACCGGCCTGGTCACCATGGGGCTGGCGCTGCGCGGACCGCAGTTCAGCACCCTGGAGGTCACCAAGGGCGACTTCCAGCTCGCCCGCGAACTGGACCTGCGGGTGTCGGTGCACGTCGGCGACGGACACTGGGGCAAGATCAAACCGATCCACCAGATGAACGGCGAGGGCCTGCTCAGCGACCAGGTCACCTACGTGCACTGCAACACGCTCGCCGACGACGAGCTGCGGCTGATCGCCGACACCGGCGGCACCGCGTCGATCGCCCCCGACGTGGAAATGCAGATGGGGCACGGCTGGCCGGCCACCGGGCGGCTGCTCGACCTCGGCGTACGGCCGTCGCTGTCGGTCGACGTGTGCAGCTCCATCGGCGGCGACATGTTCACCACCATGCGTACCGCCCTCGCCGTGCAGCGGGCCACCGACAACAGCGCCGCGGTCGCGGCCGGCGAGGCCCCCGAGCGGGTCCGACTGTCCTGCGCCGACGTGCTGCGCTTCGCCACCATCGACGGCGCGCGGGCCAACGGACTCGACGCGGTCACCGGCTCGCTGGAGGTCGGCAAGGCGGCGGACATCGTCATCCTGGCCGGCGACTCACTCGCCACGATGCCGATGAACAACCCGGTCGCCTCCATCGTCTACGCCGCCCACCCCGGAATGGTCCGCGACGTGCTGGTGGCCGGCCGGTTCGTCAAGCGCGACGGCAAGCTCGTCGGGGTGGACCTCGACCGGCTGCGGGGCCTCGCCGAAGCCTCCCGCGACCACGTCATCTCCTCGCTCGACGGCGCGGCGATCGGCGGCGGCTGGCAGCCCGACCCGAAGCTGCTGCTGGCATGA
- a CDS encoding ABC transporter permease, with product MSTQTVAGAPPTPTTPAVRLADPLRVQLAGWPASRALAAVVVLFAASAIISPASVGSTALLAMLPFAALTMVVSLGQTLVVQQAGLDLSVAGGIALGALVVARYGGADALGLAPAIGLALLVAAVAGLASGLVVTYLGLPALVVTLAMNAVLLGFVQYLSGGYSAQVTESFAGFAVGRTLGLPNLLYLAVALVAVAQLVLKTTVIGRRFELVGANRRAAHAAGINTRRYTVAAYLLSGLLAGATGVLLAGFLRTTTLSAGDSYLLPSVAAVVLGGTALTGGRGSLVGTALGALFLGQLNQLVQTYSQTAAIQNIVQAVIIGVGVVVQLSLAARLRQRAIRRTSG from the coding sequence ATGAGCACCCAGACCGTGGCGGGCGCACCGCCGACACCGACGACACCGGCCGTGCGGCTGGCCGACCCGCTGCGGGTGCAACTCGCCGGCTGGCCCGCGAGCCGCGCCCTGGCCGCGGTCGTGGTGCTCTTCGCCGCCAGCGCGATCATCTCGCCGGCCAGTGTCGGCAGCACGGCGCTGCTGGCCATGCTGCCGTTCGCCGCGCTGACCATGGTGGTCTCGCTCGGCCAGACCCTGGTCGTGCAGCAGGCCGGCCTCGACCTGTCGGTGGCCGGTGGCATCGCCCTCGGCGCGCTCGTCGTCGCCCGCTACGGCGGCGCGGACGCTCTCGGGCTCGCCCCGGCGATCGGGCTGGCGCTGCTCGTCGCGGCGGTCGCCGGACTGGCCAGCGGGCTCGTGGTGACGTACCTGGGGCTGCCCGCCCTGGTCGTCACCCTCGCGATGAACGCGGTGCTGCTCGGCTTCGTGCAGTACCTGTCCGGCGGCTACAGCGCCCAGGTCACCGAGTCGTTCGCCGGCTTCGCGGTCGGCCGTACCCTCGGCCTGCCCAACCTGCTCTACCTGGCGGTGGCGCTGGTCGCCGTCGCCCAACTCGTCCTCAAGACCACCGTGATCGGCCGCCGGTTCGAGCTGGTCGGCGCGAACCGGCGGGCCGCACACGCGGCCGGCATCAACACCCGGCGCTACACGGTCGCCGCCTATCTGCTGTCCGGGCTGCTCGCCGGGGCCACCGGGGTGCTGCTCGCAGGCTTCCTGCGCACCACCACGCTCAGCGCGGGGGACAGCTACCTGCTGCCGTCGGTGGCTGCCGTCGTGCTCGGCGGCACCGCACTCACCGGCGGCCGGGGGAGTCTCGTCGGCACCGCCCTGGGTGCGCTGTTCCTCGGTCAGCTCAACCAGCTGGTGCAGACGTACAGCCAGACCGCCGCGATCCAGAACATCGTCCAGGCCGTGATCATCGGCGTGGGCGTGGTGGTCCAACTCAGCCTCGCGGCGCGGCTGCGCCAACGGGCGATCAGACGTACCAGCGGATAG
- a CDS encoding substrate-binding domain-containing protein, translating to MTRTTNLRRHRRSAAVTLFATACLTVTACSSTAAPNEETGTDGGTVAIGNTGPLSDLIDMSEVCGDEPVTVGLVDGFGTNSWSRILRAEIEDEAGKCPAIEGVEYAAGRGDLQATLSAITGMTAKGVDILLVVPSAGPGASHLPAIQAAHAAGVVVVPIAADPTGTPGTDYFDYVDWDTRHDGVLWAQWMVDRLGAEGGNVVLLGGPAGNAVSQQELEGINEVFATAPQINVLTPEPVTTNWDPAMTQQAMAGLLAKYPQIDGVISDYGTATMGAIRAFQSAGRPLVPIATTDDNELSCLFDDAKADNPDFELATVSARTWIGRVGLRKALAQINGLDNPEPSLIQLSLYEDSTGAADGAVTPADACQPALPPGASPSSQLSADDLAALFEG from the coding sequence ATGACCCGAACAACCAACCTGCGCCGCCACCGGCGGTCCGCAGCCGTCACCTTGTTCGCCACCGCCTGCCTCACCGTCACCGCCTGCTCGTCGACCGCCGCCCCGAACGAGGAGACCGGCACCGACGGCGGCACCGTCGCCATCGGCAACACCGGCCCGCTGTCCGACCTGATCGACATGAGCGAGGTCTGCGGCGACGAGCCGGTCACCGTCGGCCTGGTCGACGGCTTCGGCACCAACTCGTGGTCGCGGATCCTGCGCGCCGAGATCGAGGACGAGGCAGGCAAGTGCCCGGCGATCGAGGGCGTCGAGTACGCCGCCGGCCGCGGCGACCTGCAGGCCACCCTCTCGGCCATCACCGGCATGACCGCCAAGGGCGTCGACATCCTGCTCGTCGTGCCGTCCGCCGGACCGGGCGCGTCGCACCTGCCGGCGATCCAGGCCGCCCACGCCGCCGGCGTGGTCGTCGTCCCGATCGCCGCCGACCCCACCGGTACGCCCGGCACCGACTACTTCGACTACGTCGACTGGGACACCCGGCACGACGGCGTGCTGTGGGCACAGTGGATGGTTGACCGGCTCGGAGCGGAGGGCGGCAACGTCGTCCTGCTCGGCGGCCCGGCCGGCAACGCGGTCAGTCAGCAGGAACTCGAAGGCATCAACGAGGTCTTCGCCACCGCCCCGCAGATCAACGTGCTGACCCCGGAGCCGGTCACCACCAACTGGGACCCGGCCATGACCCAGCAGGCGATGGCCGGTCTGCTCGCCAAGTACCCGCAGATCGACGGCGTGATCAGCGACTACGGCACCGCCACCATGGGCGCCATCCGGGCGTTCCAGAGCGCCGGCCGGCCGCTGGTGCCGATCGCCACCACCGACGACAACGAACTGAGCTGCCTGTTCGACGACGCCAAGGCCGACAACCCGGACTTCGAGCTGGCCACCGTGTCGGCCCGTACCTGGATCGGCCGGGTCGGGCTGCGCAAGGCACTCGCGCAGATCAACGGCCTGGACAACCCGGAGCCGTCGCTGATCCAGCTCAGCCTCTACGAGGACTCCACCGGAGCCGCCGACGGCGCGGTCACCCCCGCCGACGCCTGCCAGCCGGCGCTGCCGCCGGGTGCCTCGCCCTCGTCGCAGCTGTCCGCCGACGACCTCGCCGCGCTGTTCGAGGGCTGA